A region from the Hyalangium gracile genome encodes:
- a CDS encoding HEAT repeat domain-containing protein, with protein MRKSGNAVGKPSTVTGRAWTPGQLLAGQRARVLLGVTLPLFTAGLLGLWMVAAPAPSEAPSQASPAPQAGAPSAGSASAPTQAMASQSSSGTRAWRPGSLYRYSLSADQKVTFRPIQPGAQALPSMRFNLRGEWNVGVVSADAERVDARVNLKLSSLSVDIGDGGPLSPEVQRGLAAALQLPFFLTTDKTGLATFTHFEQGTDTLVRSILRSVVASSQFVLTGAPRANWSAEEYDNTGRYHAVYQRLAGDRFQKRKESYSHVASPQGLEPLNGQIHISVNAVSTFELERDLWPRWLEGQERVEVEAGQTMPPTTYESSLSMKLLEHRPDPTLIGTFAARRASLSSASMASFQGVEQDPMDQHRQVLQGKDFDTLVQELRSLPEDPKARDDARTQALEQLRALFMLRPSEALKVPGVIREGMDPLAASPMLGALSAASTREAVQALAEVTGDASISTDIRMDSVAALGVAKDPTSEGLEALRGATREADGMLRDTAKLALGNAAFQLSDTDAKGAEALMHELHNEYSSAASSEQQALALRSLGNTRSPDALSVLEEALRSGDPLLRQAAIEALRVIPDPRADQLLAESMLRDPAPEVRRVAVFASSFRPLAPLLPALAQALRLDPTDGVRVDVIHLLGEQRAALPEALPLLAWASQNDPNPDLRKAAASFVNPPATGGSAP; from the coding sequence ATGCGCAAGTCGGGTAACGCGGTCGGCAAGCCATCCACTGTCACGGGACGAGCGTGGACACCAGGACAGCTCCTGGCGGGTCAGCGCGCACGCGTCCTCCTCGGGGTGACGCTCCCCCTCTTCACCGCCGGTCTCCTGGGCCTGTGGATGGTGGCAGCCCCGGCTCCCTCGGAGGCTCCCTCCCAGGCTTCGCCGGCTCCCCAGGCCGGCGCTCCTTCGGCCGGAAGCGCGTCGGCGCCCACCCAGGCCATGGCCTCCCAGTCCTCCTCGGGGACGCGCGCGTGGCGCCCGGGCTCGCTCTACCGGTACTCCCTGAGCGCCGACCAGAAGGTCACCTTCCGCCCCATCCAGCCCGGCGCGCAGGCGCTGCCGTCGATGCGGTTCAACCTCCGGGGTGAGTGGAACGTGGGCGTCGTCTCCGCCGACGCCGAGCGCGTCGATGCCCGGGTGAACCTGAAGCTCTCCTCGCTGTCGGTGGACATTGGCGACGGCGGTCCCCTGTCCCCCGAAGTCCAGCGCGGCCTGGCCGCGGCCCTTCAGCTGCCCTTCTTCCTCACGACCGACAAGACGGGGCTGGCGACGTTCACGCACTTCGAGCAGGGGACGGACACGCTCGTGCGCAGCATCCTCCGGAGCGTCGTGGCGAGCTCGCAGTTCGTGCTGACCGGAGCGCCGCGCGCCAACTGGAGCGCCGAGGAGTACGACAACACGGGCCGCTACCACGCCGTGTATCAGCGCCTGGCCGGCGACCGCTTCCAGAAGCGCAAGGAGTCCTACTCCCACGTGGCCTCCCCGCAGGGGCTCGAGCCCCTCAACGGACAGATCCACATCTCCGTGAACGCCGTGAGCACCTTCGAGCTGGAGCGCGACCTCTGGCCTCGCTGGCTCGAGGGACAGGAGCGCGTGGAGGTGGAGGCGGGCCAGACGATGCCCCCCACCACGTATGAGTCCTCCCTGAGCATGAAGTTGCTGGAGCACCGCCCGGACCCGACGCTCATCGGCACCTTCGCGGCGCGCCGGGCCTCGCTGAGCTCCGCCTCCATGGCCAGCTTCCAGGGCGTCGAGCAGGACCCGATGGACCAGCACCGCCAGGTGCTGCAGGGCAAGGACTTCGACACCCTGGTCCAGGAGCTGCGCTCGCTGCCGGAGGACCCCAAGGCCCGAGACGACGCGCGCACCCAGGCACTGGAGCAGCTCCGGGCGCTCTTCATGCTCCGCCCCTCGGAGGCCCTCAAGGTCCCCGGCGTCATCCGCGAAGGCATGGATCCGCTCGCGGCCAGCCCCATGCTCGGCGCGCTCTCCGCAGCCAGCACCCGCGAGGCCGTCCAGGCCCTGGCGGAGGTGACCGGCGACGCGTCCATCTCCACCGACATCCGCATGGACTCGGTGGCCGCGCTGGGCGTGGCGAAGGACCCCACCTCCGAGGGCCTGGAGGCCCTGCGTGGCGCGACGCGCGAGGCGGACGGGATGCTCCGGGACACGGCGAAGCTGGCGCTCGGCAACGCCGCCTTCCAGCTCTCCGACACGGACGCGAAGGGCGCGGAGGCCCTCATGCACGAGCTCCACAACGAGTACAGCTCCGCCGCAAGCTCCGAGCAGCAGGCCCTGGCGCTGCGGAGCCTGGGCAACACCCGCTCGCCGGACGCGCTGAGCGTCCTCGAGGAGGCGCTCCGGTCCGGGGATCCGCTGCTCCGCCAGGCCGCCATCGAGGCGCTGCGCGTCATCCCGGATCCTCGCGCCGACCAGCTCCTGGCCGAGTCCATGCTCCGGGATCCCGCCCCCGAGGTCCGCCGGGTCGCCGTCTTCGCCAGCAGCTTCCGGCCCCTGGCGCCCCTGCTCCCCGCGCTGGCGCAGGCGCTGCGCCTGGATCCCACCGACGGTGTCCGGGTGGACGTGATCCACCTGCTCGGGGAGCAGCGAGCGGCGCTGCCGGAGGCCCTGCCCCTGCTGGCCTGGGCCAGCCAGAACGATCCGAACCCGGATCTCCGGAAGGCAGCCGCGAGCTTCGTCAACCCGCCCGCGACGGGCGGCTCCGCTCCCTGA
- a CDS encoding Hint domain-containing protein gives MVWAALSPMQAQAQPILTARCTVDSLSTNAEAAARVEWARKCGTIQNVGDPTAFFDTGTSSASGGTLKDYLESDPERNPEGEGAFTGPDYLFKVNASTVLALYLSGPTYQAVDADGYFKWSRDSWRRKGRQLYPTFSTSSDITAQDNIQLFPHRTLADCMLYFDKESTQPAFTAFHVNGYCEAACYTPEQKILFSSGEVPILEAVRSLREDLITLTPDSTLDNLRLQRNSTYSYTRELRDAEQKLCIITTQSGGKLSVTLEHPVINGEGRIVQAQTLEVGDALVKADGTLDPIVDIQRTTYFGKVYNIAPVSTDLVSNILVAQGYLVGSVRFQNDEARYLNRILLYQSVPDDVLP, from the coding sequence ATGGTGTGGGCCGCCCTGTCGCCGATGCAGGCGCAGGCGCAGCCCATCCTCACGGCTCGCTGCACGGTCGACAGTCTGAGTACGAACGCGGAGGCGGCGGCGCGGGTCGAGTGGGCTCGCAAGTGCGGGACGATCCAGAACGTCGGAGATCCGACCGCCTTCTTCGACACGGGCACGAGCTCCGCGAGTGGTGGGACGCTGAAGGACTACCTGGAGTCGGATCCCGAGAGGAACCCCGAGGGCGAGGGGGCGTTCACGGGCCCTGACTATCTCTTCAAGGTGAACGCCTCCACGGTCCTGGCCCTCTACCTGTCGGGGCCCACCTACCAGGCGGTGGATGCCGACGGGTACTTCAAGTGGTCGCGGGACTCGTGGCGCAGGAAGGGGCGCCAGCTCTACCCCACCTTCAGCACCTCGTCGGACATCACCGCCCAGGACAACATCCAGCTCTTCCCTCACAGGACGCTGGCGGACTGCATGCTCTACTTCGACAAGGAGAGCACCCAGCCGGCCTTCACGGCCTTCCATGTGAACGGCTACTGCGAGGCGGCCTGCTACACCCCCGAGCAGAAGATCCTCTTCTCCAGCGGAGAGGTCCCCATCCTCGAGGCGGTGCGGTCGCTGCGTGAGGACCTCATCACGCTGACGCCGGACTCCACGCTCGACAACCTGCGCCTGCAGCGCAACAGCACCTACAGCTACACGCGAGAGCTGCGCGACGCGGAGCAGAAGCTCTGCATCATCACCACCCAGTCGGGCGGCAAGCTGAGCGTCACCCTGGAGCACCCCGTCATCAACGGCGAGGGCCGCATCGTGCAGGCGCAGACCCTCGAGGTGGGCGACGCGCTGGTCAAGGCGGACGGCACGCTGGATCCCATCGTGGACATCCAGCGGACCACTTACTTCGGCAAGGTCTACAACATCGCGCCGGTGTCGACGGACCTGGTGTCCAACATCCTCGTGGCGCAGGGCTACCTGGTGGGCTCCGTGCGGTTCCAGAACGACGAGGCCCGCTACCTCAACCGCATCCTCCTCTACCAGTCCGTGCCAGACGACGTCCTCCCCTAG
- a CDS encoding S8 family peptidase: MRGEYLVVLKEKPARGLMSIAARASEVARPYGVRVLNTHEIAFRGFLVSASEEQARALAEDPQVDHVQENGIIQVAGLQTPAPWNLDRLDQEMLPLSNSYAAEDAAGVHVYVIDTGIRATHAEFEGRVQMAFNSIANEPGDDFTGHGTAVAAIIGGKNSGVAKKVLLKSVKAFNQFGEASLEEIVKAMEWVKTNAATPAVVNLSFTAGSVVPLLDAAMDALVSNPGLVVVVAAGNSGTNACFCSPAGLQQDESHPSRERILTVGAIDQAHARWSNGFIGSNFGPCLDLWAPGANIVSAGIAGDTATTMRDGTSFATPHVSGVAAILLSQGIAPADVPARLIADASVGQVQLDPFEPGSPNLLLYKRPRATPLVNGVATTVSDDTGGQKNFKLEVPAGRASVVFNISGGTGDADLYVRYGQLPETYAYQCRPLRKGNYETCTLPNPAPGTWFVQLRAYSTYTTTLKGQY, from the coding sequence GTGAGGGGCGAGTACCTCGTCGTCCTCAAGGAGAAGCCCGCGCGGGGGCTGATGAGCATCGCGGCGCGGGCCAGCGAGGTGGCCAGGCCGTATGGCGTGCGAGTCCTCAACACCCACGAGATCGCCTTCCGAGGCTTCCTCGTCTCCGCCAGCGAGGAGCAGGCTCGGGCGCTGGCCGAGGATCCTCAGGTGGACCACGTCCAGGAGAACGGCATCATCCAGGTGGCGGGCCTCCAGACGCCGGCGCCCTGGAACCTGGACCGGCTCGATCAGGAGATGCTGCCGCTGAGCAACAGCTACGCGGCCGAGGACGCGGCGGGCGTCCACGTCTACGTCATCGACACCGGCATCCGGGCTACCCACGCGGAGTTCGAGGGGCGCGTCCAGATGGCGTTCAACAGCATCGCCAACGAGCCCGGAGATGACTTCACCGGACATGGCACCGCCGTCGCGGCGATCATTGGAGGCAAGAACTCGGGCGTCGCCAAGAAGGTCCTCCTGAAGTCGGTGAAGGCGTTCAACCAGTTTGGTGAGGCGTCGCTCGAGGAGATCGTGAAGGCCATGGAGTGGGTGAAGACCAACGCCGCCACACCGGCCGTGGTCAACCTGAGCTTCACCGCCGGGTCGGTGGTTCCCCTGCTCGATGCGGCCATGGACGCCCTGGTGTCCAATCCCGGGCTCGTGGTGGTGGTGGCGGCGGGCAACAGTGGAACCAACGCCTGCTTCTGCTCGCCGGCCGGCCTCCAGCAGGATGAGAGCCACCCCTCGCGGGAGCGCATCCTCACGGTGGGCGCGATCGACCAGGCGCATGCGCGCTGGAGCAACGGCTTCATTGGCTCCAACTTCGGACCGTGCCTGGACCTGTGGGCTCCCGGCGCGAACATCGTCTCGGCGGGCATCGCCGGTGACACGGCCACGACGATGCGCGACGGGACCTCGTTCGCCACGCCTCACGTGAGCGGCGTGGCGGCCATCCTTCTGTCCCAGGGCATCGCCCCCGCCGATGTGCCTGCTCGCCTGATCGCCGATGCGAGCGTGGGACAGGTGCAGTTGGACCCCTTCGAGCCGGGCTCCCCCAACCTGCTGCTGTACAAGCGCCCCCGGGCCACGCCCCTCGTCAACGGCGTGGCCACCACCGTGTCGGACGACACCGGCGGCCAGAAGAACTTCAAGCTGGAGGTCCCCGCCGGCCGAGCCTCGGTGGTCTTCAACATCTCCGGGGGCACGGGAGACGCGGACCTCTACGTCCGCTACGGCCAGCTGCCCGAGACGTACGCCTACCAGTGCCGGCCCCTGCGCAAGGGCAACTACGAGACGTGCACCCTGCCCAACCCGGCCCCGGGGACCTGGTTCGTCCAGCTCCGCGCCTACTCCACCTACACCACCACGCTGAAGGGCCAGTACTGA
- a CDS encoding RCC1 domain-containing protein, with amino-acid sequence MLERKLRISKVLSALATVLLAACGAPPDEGGFLPEQTLATQESAQCSGVAIGELTLDGVSSYEGELAGAGTWTAINGANGARIKYFVDGTLYMTEDRPGPSGEWFFSQAGISCGLHSFEVKAYPRILDSNGVDATCDNLPTTLFRNVVQFCPSLSLGGYHSLEVKADGTVWGSGYNHYGQLGNGERTQRNAPVRVRGLSSVISVSAGDWHSAAVTADGSVWTWGSNAQGQLGDGTSHLRAVPRQVPGLTDVVAVTTFSTRTVALKADGTVWAWGSNTYGQLGDGTTTNRPMPVQIPSLTGVSGIAAGYHHTVAVKKDGSVWSWGNNSSGQLGDGTTLQRLAPVQVTGISEARAVTAGYYHTVILKRDGTVWGWGSNSNGELGNGTTTHSTFPVQAMNLTQVVELATGGFHSLAKRQDGTLYSWGYNINGQLGIGNMTNSTAPMQVPGMTGVKMIGAGGSHSMAQKRPIIVTSPHTLYAWGYNFYGQLGDGTSTQRLSPSAVMLTGIITTAGGYGHSVAVGKGGAMWTWGYNGLGGLGNGTTTNSSTPAQVAGVSGVIDVASGTYHSLALKADGTVSSWGYNYYGQLGDGTANNGLSPQSVPGLDGVVSVAAGGHHSVALKADGTVWAWGFNAYGQLGDGTLTSRSLPVQVPGLSNVVSIATGDYHTVALKADGTVWGWGYGYYGQLGNGTTVNRPSPVQLSGLSNIVSVAAGSYHTMALTASGTVLALGYNSTGQLGDGTTANRLSPVQVSGLSNVIALAAGSSFTTALKRDGTVWAWGSNGYGQLGDGTTVQRTTPTQTLFSSVVDLSVGAYYTMALSKDALVRACGHNSYGQLGDGTTMNRSTLGQVTNLPGNGSIVVVPPGDLG; translated from the coding sequence ATGCTCGAGAGAAAACTGAGGATTTCGAAGGTGTTGTCGGCCCTGGCCACGGTGCTGCTGGCGGCGTGTGGCGCTCCTCCCGACGAGGGAGGCTTCCTCCCGGAGCAGACGCTGGCGACCCAGGAGTCGGCGCAGTGCTCGGGGGTAGCCATCGGCGAGCTCACGCTGGACGGGGTGAGCTCCTACGAGGGGGAGCTGGCCGGAGCGGGAACCTGGACGGCCATCAACGGCGCCAACGGCGCGCGCATCAAGTACTTCGTCGACGGCACGCTGTACATGACCGAGGATCGCCCGGGACCGTCGGGTGAGTGGTTCTTCAGCCAGGCCGGCATCAGCTGCGGGTTGCACAGCTTCGAGGTGAAGGCCTACCCGAGAATCCTCGACAGCAATGGCGTCGACGCCACCTGCGACAACCTGCCCACGACGCTGTTCCGCAACGTCGTCCAGTTCTGCCCCAGCCTGAGCCTGGGCGGCTACCACTCGCTGGAGGTGAAGGCCGACGGCACCGTGTGGGGCTCGGGCTACAACCACTACGGTCAGCTCGGCAATGGCGAGCGGACCCAGCGCAATGCACCGGTGCGCGTGAGGGGCTTGAGCTCCGTCATCTCCGTGTCCGCTGGGGACTGGCACTCGGCGGCGGTGACGGCGGATGGGAGCGTGTGGACCTGGGGCTCCAATGCGCAAGGCCAGCTCGGGGATGGCACCAGCCACCTGCGCGCGGTGCCCAGGCAGGTGCCCGGCCTCACCGACGTCGTCGCGGTGACGACGTTCTCCACTCGAACGGTGGCGCTGAAGGCGGATGGAACCGTGTGGGCCTGGGGCTCCAATACGTACGGCCAGCTCGGGGATGGGACCACCACGAACCGTCCGATGCCCGTGCAGATACCGAGCCTCACGGGTGTCTCCGGCATCGCCGCGGGCTACCACCACACGGTGGCGGTGAAGAAGGACGGGAGCGTCTGGAGCTGGGGAAACAACTCCAGCGGGCAGCTGGGCGACGGAACCACCCTTCAGCGACTGGCGCCCGTGCAGGTGACGGGCATCAGCGAAGCCCGCGCTGTCACCGCGGGCTACTACCACACGGTCATCCTGAAGAGGGATGGCACCGTGTGGGGTTGGGGCAGCAACAGCAACGGCGAGCTGGGAAATGGCACCACCACCCACAGCACCTTCCCGGTGCAGGCGATGAACCTCACCCAGGTCGTCGAGCTCGCGACCGGTGGTTTCCACTCCCTGGCCAAACGGCAGGATGGCACCTTGTACTCCTGGGGCTACAACATCAACGGGCAGCTGGGCATCGGGAACATGACGAACAGCACCGCGCCGATGCAGGTGCCAGGGATGACCGGCGTCAAGATGATCGGCGCTGGAGGCAGCCACTCGATGGCCCAGAAGCGCCCGATCATCGTGACGAGCCCTCACACCCTGTATGCCTGGGGCTACAACTTCTACGGCCAGCTGGGAGATGGGACCTCGACGCAGCGCCTCTCTCCCTCGGCCGTCATGCTCACCGGCATCATCACGACGGCGGGTGGCTATGGGCACTCGGTGGCGGTGGGGAAGGGCGGAGCGATGTGGACGTGGGGCTACAACGGCCTGGGCGGGCTCGGCAACGGGACGACCACCAACAGCTCCACGCCCGCGCAGGTGGCGGGCGTGAGCGGCGTCATCGACGTGGCCTCGGGCACCTACCACTCGCTGGCGCTGAAGGCGGACGGCACCGTGTCCTCCTGGGGCTACAACTACTACGGCCAGCTGGGCGACGGGACGGCCAACAACGGACTCTCACCGCAGAGCGTGCCGGGGCTGGACGGCGTCGTCTCGGTCGCCGCGGGCGGCCACCACTCGGTGGCGCTGAAGGCGGACGGCACCGTGTGGGCCTGGGGCTTCAATGCGTACGGTCAGCTCGGTGATGGGACGCTCACCTCGCGCTCCCTGCCGGTGCAGGTCCCCGGCTTGAGCAACGTCGTCTCCATCGCCACCGGCGACTACCACACGGTGGCGCTGAAGGCGGACGGCACCGTGTGGGGCTGGGGCTACGGCTACTACGGGCAGCTGGGCAACGGGACGACCGTCAATCGCCCGTCGCCCGTGCAGCTCTCCGGGCTCAGCAATATCGTCTCGGTCGCCGCGGGCAGCTACCACACGATGGCGCTGACGGCGAGCGGCACGGTCCTGGCCCTGGGCTACAACAGCACTGGCCAGCTCGGCGATGGGACGACCGCCAACCGCCTGTCTCCCGTGCAGGTCTCCGGACTGAGCAATGTCATCGCGCTCGCCGCGGGCAGCTCCTTCACGACGGCCTTGAAGCGGGATGGAACCGTGTGGGCCTGGGGCTCCAATGGATACGGCCAGCTGGGCGATGGGACGACCGTCCAGCGCACCACGCCGACGCAGACGCTCTTCAGCTCCGTCGTGGATCTCTCCGTGGGCGCCTACTACACGATGGCGCTGAGCAAGGACGCCCTCGTCCGAGCCTGCGGCCACAACTCGTATGGCCAGCTCGGCGACGGAACGACCATGAACCGGTCGACCCTCGGGCAGGTCACGAACCTGCCGGGCAATGGTTCGATCGTCGTCGTGCCGCCTGGTGACCTGGGATGA
- a CDS encoding sigma 54-interacting transcriptional regulator yields the protein MVPDPEDTRLASLVSTTPDPEVHQPTLRRKLVFLSGSDAGRSVSLQLQSYRLGTDPACDIVLKDRKVSRQHLSLEVREDRVLARDLGSRNGSFCERMRFTELEVRLGAILRLGDTELKIVPEDSREIVIPLSSDTRFGGLVGGSRRMREVFTLLQRLAAGDADVLIQGETGTGKELCAEGIHTASPRNKGPFSIVDLAGIAPSLVESELFGHVKGAFTGAQADRAGAFERADGGTVFLDEVGDLPLELQPRLLRVLERRQVKRVGANDYRTVNVRVVAATHRDLEAAVKEGRFREDLFHRLAVLHVTLPPLRERPEDIPLLVDTMLERMSKPPSALSEQTRALLTQYPWPGNVRELRNVVQRVVNLGEQALPEMSPTGTPVPLPPGPELDLPFKEAKERLIEGFERDYLKNLLERCEGNISRAARESGIARIYVRKLLKKHGLHGHEKPE from the coding sequence GTGGTTCCGGATCCGGAGGACACGCGCCTGGCATCGCTGGTCAGCACGACTCCGGATCCGGAGGTCCATCAGCCCACGCTCCGAAGAAAGCTCGTCTTCCTGTCGGGGAGCGACGCGGGCCGCAGCGTCTCGCTCCAGCTCCAGAGCTACCGGCTGGGGACGGATCCGGCGTGTGACATCGTCCTGAAGGACCGGAAGGTGTCTCGGCAGCACCTGTCGCTGGAGGTCCGCGAGGATCGGGTGCTGGCGAGGGACCTGGGCTCTCGCAACGGCTCGTTCTGCGAGCGCATGCGCTTCACCGAGCTGGAGGTGCGGCTGGGCGCCATCCTGCGGCTCGGCGACACCGAGCTGAAGATCGTCCCGGAGGACTCGCGGGAGATCGTCATCCCGCTCTCCTCGGACACGCGGTTCGGCGGGCTGGTGGGGGGCAGCCGGAGGATGCGCGAGGTCTTCACCCTGCTGCAGCGGCTGGCCGCGGGGGATGCGGACGTGCTCATCCAAGGAGAGACGGGCACGGGCAAGGAGCTGTGCGCGGAGGGCATCCACACGGCGAGCCCCCGGAACAAGGGGCCGTTCAGCATCGTGGACCTGGCGGGGATTGCTCCCTCGCTGGTGGAGTCCGAGCTGTTCGGCCACGTGAAGGGAGCGTTCACGGGAGCCCAGGCCGACCGGGCCGGAGCCTTCGAGCGGGCGGACGGAGGCACCGTCTTCCTGGACGAGGTGGGCGATCTCCCGCTGGAGCTCCAGCCGCGCCTGCTGCGAGTGCTCGAGCGGCGGCAGGTGAAGCGGGTGGGAGCCAACGACTACCGCACGGTGAACGTGCGGGTGGTGGCGGCCACGCACCGGGACCTGGAGGCCGCCGTGAAGGAGGGACGGTTCCGGGAGGACCTGTTCCACCGGTTGGCGGTGCTGCACGTGACACTGCCGCCGCTGCGCGAGCGGCCCGAGGACATCCCGCTGCTGGTGGACACGATGCTGGAGCGGATGAGCAAGCCGCCGAGCGCGCTGTCGGAGCAGACGCGGGCGCTGCTGACGCAGTACCCGTGGCCCGGCAACGTGCGCGAGCTGCGCAACGTGGTGCAGCGGGTGGTGAACCTGGGAGAGCAGGCGCTGCCGGAGATGTCGCCCACGGGGACGCCCGTGCCACTTCCGCCCGGGCCCGAGCTGGATCTGCCCTTCAAGGAAGCCAAGGAGCGCCTCATCGAGGGCTTCGAGCGCGACTATTTGAAGAACCTGCTGGAGCGCTGCGAGGGCAACATCTCGCGGGCGGCGCGCGAGTCGGGCATCGCCCGCATCTACGTGCGCAAGCTGCTCAAGAAGCACGGGCTGCACGGACACGAGAAGCCGGAGTAG
- the sitA6 gene encoding SitA6 family polymorphic toxin lipoprotein → MRLHAFWLLLCTLLSACATGPAPRHDEEPSEESVSSFEEGCERDTSVVLLCSESDCGFFYCRDLDLEPGGLQLTRGGGGFFAPPAAPGGRPHRWWSRSWLRRNANPILTFRLHPSQAPKPPLAQLPPGRYVRHHIFPRASDLASWFRERGVDIHGFSLVIPEHVHHRIHSGGPRGGLWNAAWRQFKDANPHASPPEIYWHAGELIHRFELIGPVVPYYKRRL, encoded by the coding sequence ATGAGGCTCCACGCATTCTGGCTGCTGCTGTGCACACTCCTCTCTGCCTGCGCCACAGGCCCGGCGCCACGTCATGACGAAGAGCCGTCAGAGGAGTCGGTGTCCTCCTTCGAGGAGGGCTGTGAGCGAGACACCTCCGTCGTCCTGCTGTGCTCGGAGAGTGACTGTGGCTTCTTCTATTGCCGCGACCTCGATCTGGAGCCGGGTGGCCTGCAACTCACGCGTGGCGGGGGCGGTTTCTTTGCACCACCGGCCGCGCCGGGTGGGCGGCCTCACCGCTGGTGGAGCCGTTCCTGGCTGCGCCGCAATGCGAACCCCATCCTCACCTTCCGCCTCCACCCTTCACAGGCCCCCAAGCCGCCGCTCGCGCAGCTCCCTCCTGGCCGCTATGTCCGCCACCACATCTTTCCGCGAGCATCCGATCTGGCCTCATGGTTCAGAGAGCGAGGGGTGGACATTCACGGCTTCTCCCTGGTGATTCCGGAGCACGTGCACCACCGTATCCACAGCGGTGGCCCCAGAGGTGGACTCTGGAACGCAGCATGGAGGCAATTCAAGGATGCCAACCCTCATGCGAGTCCGCCGGAGATCTACTGGCATGCGGGAGAGCTGATCCATCGCTTCGAGCTGATCGGCCCCGTCGTCCCCTACTACAAGCGGCGCCTCTGA
- the sitI6 gene encoding SitI6 family double-CXXCG motif immunity protein has translation MKRFYWIREDETSGHTGDLHATYPWGLPGVRCPTCGVTWSAGVEAYPSVDLSGLPNHHEYEEPRPEPFEEFARLRELVRPLVPPGTPLEPGTKFGPLTGTASGSFGQFFLQNPWTLYLRAETLAALQREGVQGLKGCPTRLRFRKKHPPELLELEIHPHGRLHPECLPTDAPSTCAMCGRIPFRRPDSLALDVATLPAHTDLFRLVDFPTVILCTERFAEAARHLEQQDLLLRELPLKG, from the coding sequence ATGAAGAGGTTCTATTGGATCCGGGAGGACGAGACGTCAGGACATACGGGAGATCTCCATGCCACATACCCATGGGGGCTCCCCGGTGTCCGGTGCCCTACCTGCGGTGTGACATGGAGCGCTGGTGTCGAAGCCTACCCCAGTGTGGATCTATCGGGGCTGCCGAATCACCACGAGTACGAGGAGCCCAGGCCCGAACCCTTTGAGGAGTTCGCGCGCCTTCGCGAGTTGGTGCGTCCCCTGGTGCCTCCAGGTACGCCGTTGGAGCCAGGCACCAAGTTCGGTCCCTTGACGGGGACGGCCAGCGGTAGCTTCGGGCAGTTCTTCCTCCAAAACCCCTGGACGCTCTACCTGCGCGCGGAGACTCTGGCCGCGCTCCAGAGAGAAGGCGTCCAAGGATTGAAGGGTTGTCCCACCCGGTTGCGTTTCCGGAAGAAGCACCCGCCAGAGCTGCTGGAGTTGGAGATCCACCCGCACGGCCGGCTTCATCCGGAATGCCTCCCAACCGATGCGCCCTCCACCTGCGCGATGTGCGGCCGGATCCCCTTCCGGCGTCCGGACAGCCTCGCTCTGGATGTCGCGACGCTGCCGGCCCATACGGACCTGTTCCGGCTGGTGGATTTTCCGACGGTGATCCTGTGCACCGAGCGCTTTGCGGAGGCCGCGAGGCACCTGGAGCAACAAGACCTCCTTCTCCGGGAACTCCCTCTCAAGGGATGA